From Syngnathus typhle isolate RoL2023-S1 ecotype Sweden linkage group LG13, RoL_Styp_1.0, whole genome shotgun sequence, a single genomic window includes:
- the dcaf8 gene encoding DDB1- and CUL4-associated factor 8 isoform X2 — MAETDGKSTSVNGISGEEEAGGDGHKDGDACGSKDGVKHLDNGEASGDRNVPESELNEEEDDDDEEEDTDSMDGSGLFSLTEDGERESEEGRRERAKDGSGRAARKRNRPCGGNNNNHSSSSDDDDDDDDDDGDEELKDDEEDDDEAMEAWLGAELRDLRGPAWRAIPSLRCREIGRDSQQFVRQVCGARGLVQRLELQGRLERHSGCVNTLHFNPSGTRLASGSDDLRVVIWDWAVRRAELEFDSGHKSNVFQAKFLPHSGDSTLAMCARDGQIRVAELSATQRCKTTKRVAQHKGAAHKLALEPDSPCSFLSAGEDAMVFGIDLRLDRPANKLVMVKEGDKKVGLYTIFVNPAKTQHFAVGGRDQYIRIYDQRKINENDNNGVLKKFCPSHLVSSESKTNITCLVYSHDGTELLASYNDEDIYLFDSNHSDGADYCRRYKGHRNNATVKGVNFYGPCSEFVVSGSDCGHIYLWDKHSARIVQFMEGDKGGVVNCLEPHPHLPGMATSGLDHDIKLWAPTAETPTGLKGLKEVMRKNKRDRDEDSVRHGDQYDTQLLWFLMRHMRNRRPPRTRREGAEADTDESWSSPDTSDEEEGGPDHVQCMSS; from the exons ATGGCAGAAACCGATGGCAAATCCACTTCGGTCAACG GGATCTCTGGGGAGGAAGAAGCCGGCGGGGATGGCCACAAAGATGGGGACGCCTGTGGGAGCAAAGATGGAGTCAAACACCTTG ACAATGGAGAGGCGTCTGGTGACAGGAATGTGCCAGAAAGTGAGCTGAacgaggaggaagatgatgacgatgagGAGGAAGACACTGACAGCATGGATGGCAGCGGCCTCTTCTCCCTGACAGAGGACGGTGAAAGAGAAAGCGAGGAAGGCAGACGAGAACGGGCGAAAGATGGCAGCGGAAGGGCCGCTCGGAAGCGGAACAGACCTTGCggcggcaacaacaacaaccattcCTCCAGCtcagatgatgacgacgacgacgacgacgacgatggcGACGAGGAGCTGAAAGATGACGAGGAAGACGACGATGAGGCGATGGAGGCGTGGCTGGGCGCCGAGTTGCGGGACCTGCGCGGGCCGGCGTGGCGCGCCATCCCCTCGCTACGCTGCCGGGAGATCGGCCGGGACTCGCAGCAGTTTGTGAGGCAAGTGTGTGGCGCCCGCGGGCTGGTGCAGAGGTTGGAGCTACAGGGTCGGCTGGAGAGGCACTCCGGCTGTGTCAACACACTGCACTTCAATCCATCGGGCACGCGTCTGGCGTCCGGCAGCGACGACCTCCGCGTGGTTATCTGGGACTGGGCTGTCCGGCGTGCCGAGCTGGAGTTTGACAGCGGCCATAAGAGCAACGTCTTTCAG gccAAGTTCCTACCTCACAGCGGTGACTCCACGTTAGCCATGTGCGCTCGCGATGGTCAGATTCGCGTGGCGGAGCTCTCTGCCACCCAACGCTGCAAGACCACCAAGAGGGTCGCACAACACAAAGGGGCTGCACACAAG TTGGCGCTGGAGCCTGACTCGCCGTGCTCCTTTCTATCAGCGGGAGAGGATGCCATGGTGTTTGGAATTGACTTGCGACTGGACCGGCCTGCTAA CAAACTAGTGATGGTGAAGGAGGGTGACAAAAAAGTGGGCCTTTACACCATCTTCGTCAACCCAGCCAAGACGCAGCACTTTGCGGTTGGCGGGAGGGATCAGTACATCAG GATATACGACCAGAGGAAGATCAACGAGAATGACAATAACGGCGTGCTGAAGAAGTTCTGCCCCTCGCACCTGGTGTCCAGCGAGTCCAAAACCAACATCACCTGCCTGGTGTACAGTCACGACGGCACAG AGCTACTAGCCAGTTACAACGACGAAGACATCTACCTGTTTGACTCCAACCACAGCGACGGCGCCGACTACTGCAGGAGATACAAGGGACACCGCAACAACGCCACAG TAAAGGGCGTcaacttctacgggccatgtaGCGAGTTTGTGGTGAGCGGCAGCGACTGCGGACACATCTACCTGTGGGACAAACACTCAGCCCGCATCGTCCAGTTCATGGAGGGCGACAAAGGCGgagtg GTGAATTGCTTAGAGCCACACCCCCACCTGCCAGGCATGGCCACCAGTGGCCTCGACCACGACATCAAGCTGTGGGCTCCCACCGCCGAGACCCCCACAGGACTCAAGGGCCTCAAAGAG GTGATGAGGAAGAACAAACGGGATCGCGACGAGGACAGCGTGCGGCATGGCGACCAGTACGACACCCAGTTGCTGTGGTTCCTGATGAGACACATGAGGAACCGACGGCCCCCGAGG ACCCGACGTGAAGGAGCCGAGGCAGACACCGATGAGTCCTGGAGCTCGCCGGACACTTCTGACGAAGAGGAAGGAGGTCCAGATCATGTCCAGTGCATGTCCTCCTGA
- the yipf1 gene encoding protein YIPF1 isoform X1 yields MVKMASANDPFQFQEFEESNLLATASNSTAINIEDDFINQKSLGGSVPSGDEDPMEEDDKAELLSGEKKSPAFWSFEYYQQFFNVDTRHVTERIVGSMLPWPGKNFVHVYLRRNPDLYGPFWICTTLVFAIAISGNLSTFLVNLGKPSYKYTPEFGKVSIAATAIFSYAWLVPLAVWGFLLWRNNKIMNLVSYSFIEIVCVYGYSLSIYIPAVVLWIIPVEWVRWLTIVVALCLSGSVLVITFWPAVRDDKPKVIVAVMSAVVMLNALLAVGCKMYFFSEEELLPPRSNLSTTPMLHPHTT; encoded by the exons ATGGTTAAA ATGGCGTCTGCGAACGACCCTTTTCAATTTCAAG AATTCGAAGAGAGCAATCTGCTAGCAACTGCTAGCAACTCAACGGCTATCAACATCGAGGATGATTTTATAAACCAGAAGTCCCTCGGTGGTTCTGTTCCCAGTGGTGATGAAGATCCCATGGAGGAAGATGACAAAGCTGAG CTTCTCTCAGGGGAGAAGAAAAGCCCAGCTTTCTGGTCTTTTGAGTACTACCAACAGTTTTTCAATGTTGACACACGACAT GTGACGGAAAGGATTGTTGGCTCTATGCTGCCTTGGCCGGGAAAGAACTTCGTCCATGTGTACCTTCGCCGAAATCCCGATCTCTACG GACCGTTCTGGATCTGCACCACTCTTGTGTTTGCCATCGCCATCAGTGGTAACCTCTCCACCTTCTTGGTGAACCTGGGCAAGCCAAGCTACAAGTACACACCTGAGTTTGGAAAAG tcTCCATAGCTGCTACAGCCATCTTCAGCTACGCTTGGCTAGTACCCCTCGCCGTATGGGGTTTTCTGCTGTGGAGGAACAACAAGATCATGAACTTGGTCTCTTATTCCTTCATTGAGATTGTTTGTGTGTATGGATACTCTCTTTCCATATACATTCCTGCAGTG GTTCTGTGGATAATCCCGGTCGAGTGGGTGCGGTGGCTCACCATCGTGGTGGCGCTCTGCCTATCGGGGTCCGTCCTGGTCATCACTTTCTGGCCCGCCGTCCGCGACGACAAGCCCAAAGTGATCGTGGCAGTCATGTCTGCCGTCGTGATGCTCAATGCCCTGCTAGCCGTTGGCTGCAAA ATGTATTTCTTCAGCGAAGAAGAACTGCTGCCACCGCGCAGCAATCTTTCGACTACACCAATGCTCCACCCGCACACGACATGA
- the ndc1 gene encoding nucleoporin NDC1: MFSADQSWFVRKVIYWRAAASIIWGVWLLPPPTAVFVILSRFSLLSPIQTLSECLTVMTSDSAFLSYVLLCSVTIMVGFLIFEHYSVIPTVACSRIALLGQLLHPCHVANSLLHCVLGVIVAWCAATAIGGRYEMLTYPCSLQDVPPRVCLNEYQLILLLAGAFVGFSHNLFGVIHNMNYVSFHPVQQYKYLRFKGSLALVVKRSAVQALYSIRNYILIYFFLGYIPREWICKMFNLHLNSSTHRLDTISGLVDLSLLYHLWTSATFLLFTWYTSLLLFRIFITEGYSFPVQSSFTEEVHQCLPRVLSDPAPAILKFLALQDLASLSQHSPSRRSEVFGLSQPGGHPHNWIAISKECQSLLADLTQRLVTYHDRVATNGRAKSLPPGSGELKSSSDSSSVTSSAEDLMSPRARNVSIKTPDSVFARNGPSPMTAPFTPPQQDNLFASPALRRLTASVHQGSPWYGSVQSPHVMRMSPKLWPISDFYSGSPASSPILLRLLAQFLRNRKEQVKSFLSKRVLIAYLFKKLPEASGEALFADSQAHIWALEGLSNLVQASFTEDHFGVVQTNLSSILSSMLLLQEAVDRHFKLPHASTKPVQTASGMGEPTYKTLRFALRAALKTAIYRITTTFGEHLNAVHMSAEHRKRLQLFLHYKE, encoded by the exons ATGTTTTCTGCGGATCAAAGTTGGTTTGTTCGCAAG GTGATTTACTGGAGGGCTGCAGCCAGCATAATTTGGGGCGTCTGGTTGTTGCCACCCCCTACAGCAGTTTTTGTCATCCTCAGCAGATTCAGCCTTCTCTCCCCAATCCAGACCCTATCAG AATGTTTGACCGTCATGACAAGCGACAGTGCCTTTTTGTCCTATGTCCTGCTGTGCAGTGTCACCATCATGGTGGGCTTCCTCATCTTTGAACATTATTCAG TCATCCCCACCGTCGCCTGCTCCAGAATTGCGCTGTTGGGTCAGCTGCTGCACCCATGTCACGTGGCCAACTCCCTGCTCCACTGCGTCCTAGGCGTTATCGTGGCCTGGTGCGCCGCCACCGCCATTGGGGGCCGCTACGAGATGCTGACCTACCCTTGCAGCCTCCAAGACGT TCCTCCTCGGGTGTGTTTGAATGAGTACCAACTCATCCTTTTGCTGGCGGGCGCTTTCGTGGGTTTCTCCCACAACCTTTTTGGCGTCATCCATAACATGAACTATGTGTCTTTCCACCCAGTTCAG CAATACAAGTACCTTCGCTTTAAGGGTTCCTTGGCGCTGGTGGTGAAGCGCAGTGCCGTTCAAGCTCTTTACTCTATCAGGAATTACATTCTCATCTATTTCTTTTTGG GTTACATCCCAAGAGAGTGGATCTGTAAAATGTTTAACCTTCACTTAAACAG TTCCACCCACCGTCTGGACACCATCAGTGGGCTTGTGGACTTGTCCCTCCTCTACCACCTGTGGACCAGCGCCACCTTCCTGCTCTTCACCTGGTACACATCCTTGCTCCTCTTCAGGATATTTATCACGGAG GGCTACAGTTTCCCAGTGCAGTCGTCGTTCACCGAGGAAGTTCACCAGTGTCTTCCAAGAGTTCTTTCTGACCCAGCGCCGGCTATTTTAAAG TTCCTAGCCCTGCAGGACTTGGCTTCGCTCTCTCAGCACTCGCCATCGCGACGCAGCGAGGTGTTCGGCCTCAGTCAGCCAG GTGGACATCCTCATAACTGGATTGCCATCAGCAAGGAGTGTCAGTCGCTTCTGGCAGATCTGACCCAGCGTCTGGTCACGTACCACGACCGCGTGGCCACCAACGGCAGGGCTAAGTCACTTCCGCCGGGAAGCGGCGAACTGAAGTCCTCGTCGGACTCATCCTCGG TAACCTCGAGTGCGGAAGATCTGATGAGTCCAAGAGCCAGAAACGTCTCGATCAAAACTCCAGATTCCGTCTTTGCCCGGAACGGGCCAAGCCCCATGACGGCGCCGTTCACCCCGCCCCAGCAGGACAACCTTTTTGCCTCGCCCGCCCTACGGCGTCTCACAGCGTCTGTACACCAGGGCTCGCCGTGGTACGGCTCAGTGCAGAGCCCCCATGTTATGAGGATGTCCCCCAAACTGTGGCCCATCTCAG ATTTCTACTCTGGCAGCCCCGCGTCGTCCCCCATCCTGCTGCGCCTTTTGGCCCAGTTCCTCCGCAACAGGAAAGAGCAG GTTAAAAGCTTCCTGTCCAAGCGTGTGCTGATTGCGTATTTGTTCAAGAAG CTTCCAGAAGCCTCCGGTGAAGCACTGTTTGCCGACAGCCAAGCCCACATTTGGGCATTAGAGG GACTATCCAACTTGGTTCAAGCCTCCTTCACAGAGGACCACTTTGGCGTAGTTCAAACTAACTTATCCAGCATCCTTAGCAGTATGCTGCTCCTGCAAGAG GCAGTGGACCGACACTTCAAGCTGCCGCACGCCTCCACCAAGCCCGTGCAGACGGCGAGTGGCATGGGCGAGCCGACTTACAAGACGCTGCGCTTCGCTCTCAGGGCCGCGCTCAAGACGGCCATCTACAGAATCACCACCACCTTTGGAGAGCACCTCAA TGCTGTGCATATGTCCGCAGAGCACCGCAAGAGGCTGCAGCTTTTCCTGCACTACAAGGAATAA
- the dcaf8 gene encoding DDB1- and CUL4-associated factor 8 isoform X1: MTFSPLFTCDRVAIRDVMAETDGKSTSVNGISGEEEAGGDGHKDGDACGSKDGVKHLDNGEASGDRNVPESELNEEEDDDDEEEDTDSMDGSGLFSLTEDGERESEEGRRERAKDGSGRAARKRNRPCGGNNNNHSSSSDDDDDDDDDDGDEELKDDEEDDDEAMEAWLGAELRDLRGPAWRAIPSLRCREIGRDSQQFVRQVCGARGLVQRLELQGRLERHSGCVNTLHFNPSGTRLASGSDDLRVVIWDWAVRRAELEFDSGHKSNVFQAKFLPHSGDSTLAMCARDGQIRVAELSATQRCKTTKRVAQHKGAAHKLALEPDSPCSFLSAGEDAMVFGIDLRLDRPANKLVMVKEGDKKVGLYTIFVNPAKTQHFAVGGRDQYIRIYDQRKINENDNNGVLKKFCPSHLVSSESKTNITCLVYSHDGTELLASYNDEDIYLFDSNHSDGADYCRRYKGHRNNATVKGVNFYGPCSEFVVSGSDCGHIYLWDKHSARIVQFMEGDKGGVVNCLEPHPHLPGMATSGLDHDIKLWAPTAETPTGLKGLKEVMRKNKRDRDEDSVRHGDQYDTQLLWFLMRHMRNRRPPRTRREGAEADTDESWSSPDTSDEEEGGPDHVQCMSS; this comes from the exons ATGACCTTTTCACCCCTTTTTACGTGTGACAGAGTCGCTATCAGGGACGTCATGGCAGAAACCGATGGCAAATCCACTTCGGTCAACG GGATCTCTGGGGAGGAAGAAGCCGGCGGGGATGGCCACAAAGATGGGGACGCCTGTGGGAGCAAAGATGGAGTCAAACACCTTG ACAATGGAGAGGCGTCTGGTGACAGGAATGTGCCAGAAAGTGAGCTGAacgaggaggaagatgatgacgatgagGAGGAAGACACTGACAGCATGGATGGCAGCGGCCTCTTCTCCCTGACAGAGGACGGTGAAAGAGAAAGCGAGGAAGGCAGACGAGAACGGGCGAAAGATGGCAGCGGAAGGGCCGCTCGGAAGCGGAACAGACCTTGCggcggcaacaacaacaaccattcCTCCAGCtcagatgatgacgacgacgacgacgacgacgatggcGACGAGGAGCTGAAAGATGACGAGGAAGACGACGATGAGGCGATGGAGGCGTGGCTGGGCGCCGAGTTGCGGGACCTGCGCGGGCCGGCGTGGCGCGCCATCCCCTCGCTACGCTGCCGGGAGATCGGCCGGGACTCGCAGCAGTTTGTGAGGCAAGTGTGTGGCGCCCGCGGGCTGGTGCAGAGGTTGGAGCTACAGGGTCGGCTGGAGAGGCACTCCGGCTGTGTCAACACACTGCACTTCAATCCATCGGGCACGCGTCTGGCGTCCGGCAGCGACGACCTCCGCGTGGTTATCTGGGACTGGGCTGTCCGGCGTGCCGAGCTGGAGTTTGACAGCGGCCATAAGAGCAACGTCTTTCAG gccAAGTTCCTACCTCACAGCGGTGACTCCACGTTAGCCATGTGCGCTCGCGATGGTCAGATTCGCGTGGCGGAGCTCTCTGCCACCCAACGCTGCAAGACCACCAAGAGGGTCGCACAACACAAAGGGGCTGCACACAAG TTGGCGCTGGAGCCTGACTCGCCGTGCTCCTTTCTATCAGCGGGAGAGGATGCCATGGTGTTTGGAATTGACTTGCGACTGGACCGGCCTGCTAA CAAACTAGTGATGGTGAAGGAGGGTGACAAAAAAGTGGGCCTTTACACCATCTTCGTCAACCCAGCCAAGACGCAGCACTTTGCGGTTGGCGGGAGGGATCAGTACATCAG GATATACGACCAGAGGAAGATCAACGAGAATGACAATAACGGCGTGCTGAAGAAGTTCTGCCCCTCGCACCTGGTGTCCAGCGAGTCCAAAACCAACATCACCTGCCTGGTGTACAGTCACGACGGCACAG AGCTACTAGCCAGTTACAACGACGAAGACATCTACCTGTTTGACTCCAACCACAGCGACGGCGCCGACTACTGCAGGAGATACAAGGGACACCGCAACAACGCCACAG TAAAGGGCGTcaacttctacgggccatgtaGCGAGTTTGTGGTGAGCGGCAGCGACTGCGGACACATCTACCTGTGGGACAAACACTCAGCCCGCATCGTCCAGTTCATGGAGGGCGACAAAGGCGgagtg GTGAATTGCTTAGAGCCACACCCCCACCTGCCAGGCATGGCCACCAGTGGCCTCGACCACGACATCAAGCTGTGGGCTCCCACCGCCGAGACCCCCACAGGACTCAAGGGCCTCAAAGAG GTGATGAGGAAGAACAAACGGGATCGCGACGAGGACAGCGTGCGGCATGGCGACCAGTACGACACCCAGTTGCTGTGGTTCCTGATGAGACACATGAGGAACCGACGGCCCCCGAGG ACCCGACGTGAAGGAGCCGAGGCAGACACCGATGAGTCCTGGAGCTCGCCGGACACTTCTGACGAAGAGGAAGGAGGTCCAGATCATGTCCAGTGCATGTCCTCCTGA
- the yipf1 gene encoding protein YIPF1 isoform X2 yields the protein MASANDPFQFQEFEESNLLATASNSTAINIEDDFINQKSLGGSVPSGDEDPMEEDDKAELLSGEKKSPAFWSFEYYQQFFNVDTRHVTERIVGSMLPWPGKNFVHVYLRRNPDLYGPFWICTTLVFAIAISGNLSTFLVNLGKPSYKYTPEFGKVSIAATAIFSYAWLVPLAVWGFLLWRNNKIMNLVSYSFIEIVCVYGYSLSIYIPAVVLWIIPVEWVRWLTIVVALCLSGSVLVITFWPAVRDDKPKVIVAVMSAVVMLNALLAVGCKMYFFSEEELLPPRSNLSTTPMLHPHTT from the exons ATGGCGTCTGCGAACGACCCTTTTCAATTTCAAG AATTCGAAGAGAGCAATCTGCTAGCAACTGCTAGCAACTCAACGGCTATCAACATCGAGGATGATTTTATAAACCAGAAGTCCCTCGGTGGTTCTGTTCCCAGTGGTGATGAAGATCCCATGGAGGAAGATGACAAAGCTGAG CTTCTCTCAGGGGAGAAGAAAAGCCCAGCTTTCTGGTCTTTTGAGTACTACCAACAGTTTTTCAATGTTGACACACGACAT GTGACGGAAAGGATTGTTGGCTCTATGCTGCCTTGGCCGGGAAAGAACTTCGTCCATGTGTACCTTCGCCGAAATCCCGATCTCTACG GACCGTTCTGGATCTGCACCACTCTTGTGTTTGCCATCGCCATCAGTGGTAACCTCTCCACCTTCTTGGTGAACCTGGGCAAGCCAAGCTACAAGTACACACCTGAGTTTGGAAAAG tcTCCATAGCTGCTACAGCCATCTTCAGCTACGCTTGGCTAGTACCCCTCGCCGTATGGGGTTTTCTGCTGTGGAGGAACAACAAGATCATGAACTTGGTCTCTTATTCCTTCATTGAGATTGTTTGTGTGTATGGATACTCTCTTTCCATATACATTCCTGCAGTG GTTCTGTGGATAATCCCGGTCGAGTGGGTGCGGTGGCTCACCATCGTGGTGGCGCTCTGCCTATCGGGGTCCGTCCTGGTCATCACTTTCTGGCCCGCCGTCCGCGACGACAAGCCCAAAGTGATCGTGGCAGTCATGTCTGCCGTCGTGATGCTCAATGCCCTGCTAGCCGTTGGCTGCAAA ATGTATTTCTTCAGCGAAGAAGAACTGCTGCCACCGCGCAGCAATCTTTCGACTACACCAATGCTCCACCCGCACACGACATGA
- the zgc:113691 gene encoding uncharacterized protein zgc:113691, whose protein sequence is MATAKGDRASKFETLRLLEKCRKERDDAVHREGILREKLRQYESRLRSTEALKQKFKTLLIDNKELRKQVKTLRIDIGLECSPKFLGKTTKDIINDLHEKERECDALIEKAAKLGLTVDELTSELANAVTSKTLLEEQVQSLQQNLKDMTNNQRRLLKLWEDKRVQREQQALPAITFKPGQKPSYTQKAVQTDMSISASQKLPVNAFETKTDEAKTALDRPSFTTYQDKSFMRDESKGIHN, encoded by the coding sequence ATGGCCACTGCCAAAGGTGACCGAGCATCCAAGTTCGAGACCTTAAGACTCCTGGAAAAATGCAGAAAGGAGCGGGATGACGCTGTCCACCGAGAAGGCATCCTGCGAGAAAAACTCCGGCAGTATGAGTCCAGGCTTCGCTCCACTGAGGCCCTGAAGCAGAAGTTCAAGACCTTGCTCATAGACAACAAGGAGCTGAGGAAGCAAGTCAAAACCCTGCGTATAGATATTGGCCTGGAGTGCAGTCCCAAGTTCCTCGGCAAGACTACAAAGGATATAATCAACGACCTGCATGAGAAGGAACGTGAGTGCGACGCCCTGATAGAGAAGGCGGCGAAGCTGGGTCTGACTGTGGATGAACTGACATCCGAGCTTGCCAACGCCGTCACGTCCAAGACACTGCTGGAGGAGCAGGTCCAGTCTTTGCAGCAGAACCTCAAGGATATGACCAACAACCAGCGGCGTCTGCTCAAGCTGTGGGAGGACAAGAGGGTCCAGCGGGAGCAGCAGGCCTTGCCCGCCATCACGTTCAAGCCCGGGCAGAAACCCTCATATACTCAGAAGGCCGTTCAGACGGACATGTCCATCAGTGCGTCCCAAAAACTACCTGTCAACGCCTTTGAGACCAAGACTGACGAGGCAAAGACAGCATTGGATAGACCCAGTTTTACCACTTATCAGGATAAATCTTTTATGCGTGATGAAAGTAAAGGGATTCACAACTAA